The nucleotide sequence ATCGCGCTCGCCTGTTGGCGCTGGAGCATCGCTTGCGCGATTTCTGGCGAATAGGCGAGGTGCGAAATACGTGCTTCAATCACTTCGACGCCGGCGCGGGCGAGTCGTTCGTGCACCGCCTGCTGCAGCGCCGCCGACACCACTTCGGTGTGCGTCGAGAGGGATTCTTCGCCCGAGGTGTGCGAGTCGTACGGACGGCTCTGCGCCACGGCGCGCACCGCCGATTCGCTCTGCACCTGCACGTACTTCACATAGTCGTCCACTTCAAACAGTGCTTCGGCGGTTTCGACAACCTTCCACACAACAATCGCCGCAATCTCAATGGGATTGGCGCCGCTGTCGTTCACCTTGAGCTTCTGGGTTTCGAAGTTGCGCACGCGGAGCGAGATGGTGCGCTTGGTGAGGAAGGGGTTGGCCCAGAAGAAGCCAGCGTTTTTGACGGTGCCTTTGTAGCTACCAAAGAGCACCAGCACCTTGGCCTCACCAGGATTCACGACGAACAAACCGCCGAGGCTGGTGATGCAGGCGAGGAAGGCGAGAACGCCAAGAATGGAGACGCCCGGCATATTGCCCGCCGCCCCTCGGAGAATGGCGCCGAACGACAGGACGCCAACGACGAGGAAGAAGAGCAGCGACGGAAAGCCGGAGGGGGCGCGGTAGTCTTGTTCGCGAAACATACGTGGTATGCTCGGGTTAAGTGGTAGCAATATGATATCACTTTGGAATCGGATACGTCAAGGGGGGATGGCAAGCCGCTGCCCTCCCCCCTTTGTTGCGTCCAGTGATCAGGTGCGGCGGCAACTATATAGCTGCCGCCATCATAGCTGCCGCCATCCGGTCGGTCAGTCCGGAAGCACCTGCCCGCGCGTTTCCACCGCGAATGGCACAATCAGGATCCCAATGCCAAAGGCGATCGCCGTGAGTGCGACCGGCGTACCGAGCGTGCCCATGCTCAGCACGGCAGCTCCGAGCGCGAAGTTCACCCCCGCACCCACAAAGCGTCCGACACTCGTGCTGAACGCAAAGGCGGTGGCGCGGACGCGCGTGTCGTACTGCTCAGGCAGCCACATACTGAACACGGCAAAACTTCCGCCGGCAAAGCCCATAAAGAAGAGCACCGTCATAAAGGGCCACAGACCATTGGGCAGATAGAACGCCCAGCCAAACGCGAGTGGAATGGTGACCATCATCCCAGCGAAGTACGCGGCGAGCGTCCGCTTGCGTCCCCACCGTTCGGCGAGCGGCGGCAAGCAGAGGCAACCGAGAATAGTGCCAATAGAGAGAATCGCCGTGCCCACGCTCACCATCTTTGCAGCCGTTGGCGCGTCCATTCCTGCTTTCTTGGCGAGTTGTGTGATGGCCGCGGGCTCGTACACGGCGCCGGCCCAGAGCCCGATGATCGCCACGGTGAGCAGCGCGGCATTCACGATGGTCCGTTTGCGATACTTTTGGGAGAAAATTTCGCGCAACGGATGCGCCTGCTTGGCCTCGGCTTCGTGCGCCTTCCAGCGCGCCGGCTCCTTCACTTTGAAGAGCGTGGCCACGGCCACCACCACCGGCGCGAGTCCGCAGAGGAACATCGCGCGCCAGCCGTAGGTGGCGCCAATCGTATAGTTGAGCGCAGCCGCCACAAAGAAGCCGGCGTAGTAGCCCGTTTGCAGATAGCCCGCGCCCATCCGGCGGCGATCCTCAGGCCATGCTTCGGCAATGTAAGTGCCGGCCATCGCCCACTCGCCACCCACACCAATGCCGGCGAGTAAGCGAAAGAGTCCGAGCTGATACACGTTCTGCGCAAAGGCCGCCACAAACGTAAACACGGCGTACACGAAGATCGTGGCGGCAATCGCCTTGGTGCGGCCAAACCGGTCGGCAATGGGGCCCCACAGAAAGCTGAGCCCCCACCCCACGAGAAAGAGCGCAAAGAGCACCGAGCCGGCGTAGCCCACATTCGCTGGCGAATCGACAATACCGGATTTCGGTAGCAACTCGTGCAACGCTGGCGCCATCACGAGTGCGTAGATCACGGAGTCCATGCCGTCGAGCACCCATCCGGCGTAGACAGCCCAGAAGCCGAGGATCTGTTGGCGATTGAGCGGCGTGCGAACGGCGGTGGTAGCGGAACTCACGAAGCACTCCATGGCGGGAGAAGATGTTTTTGCACTTTGCCGAGCGCGGTGCGGGGCAGTGCGCCCACGCGGACGTAGCCGCGCGGCAGTTTGAATGAGGCCAGTTGCGTTCGGAGTGCGGCGTCGAGCGCTGCGGTGTCGGGTTCGCCGTCGCTCACCAGGTACGCTACCGGTACCTCACCGCGCACGGCATCCGATTGTCCCACCACAGACGCTTCGCGAATGCCGGGGAGCTCGAGTAACGCCTCTTCGATTTCGCGCGGATAAATATTGAATCCGCCGGAAATAATCAGATCGCTGCGGCGGCCTTGGAGCGTGTAGTAGCCGTCGGCCGACCGCACGCCAATATCGCCAGTACGAAACCAGCCGTCGGTAAATGCGGCGCGCGTGGCGTCGTCGCGGCGCCAGTAGCCGGCGCAAACGTTAGGGCCGCGCACCAGGAGCTCGCCTATCTCGCCGTCCGCCACATCGTGGCCGGCTTCGTTCACGATGCGCACTTTCACATGTGGCAGTGGCACGCCGACGGT is from Gemmatimonadota bacterium and encodes:
- a CDS encoding MFS transporter, which codes for MSSATTAVRTPLNRQQILGFWAVYAGWVLDGMDSVIYALVMAPALHELLPKSGIVDSPANVGYAGSVLFALFLVGWGLSFLWGPIADRFGRTKAIAATIFVYAVFTFVAAFAQNVYQLGLFRLLAGIGVGGEWAMAGTYIAEAWPEDRRRMGAGYLQTGYYAGFFVAAALNYTIGATYGWRAMFLCGLAPVVVAVATLFKVKEPARWKAHEAEAKQAHPLREIFSQKYRKRTIVNAALLTVAIIGLWAGAVYEPAAITQLAKKAGMDAPTAAKMVSVGTAILSIGTILGCLCLPPLAERWGRKRTLAAYFAGMMVTIPLAFGWAFYLPNGLWPFMTVLFFMGFAGGSFAVFSMWLPEQYDTRVRATAFAFSTSVGRFVGAGVNFALGAAVLSMGTLGTPVALTAIAFGIGILIVPFAVETRGQVLPD
- a CDS encoding SPFH domain-containing protein translates to MFREQDYRAPSGFPSLLFFLVVGVLSFGAILRGAAGNMPGVSILGVLAFLACITSLGGLFVVNPGEAKVLVLFGSYKGTVKNAGFFWANPFLTKRTISLRVRNFETQKLKVNDSGANPIEIAAIVVWKVVETAEALFEVDDYVKYVQVQSESAVRAVAQSRPYDSHTSGEESLSTHTEVVSAALQQAVHERLARAGVEVIEARISHLAYSPEIAQAMLQRQQASAIIAARYKIVEGAVGMVENALELLSQKGIVTLDEERKAQMVSNLLVVLCSERAASPIVNAGSIY